A segment of the Lycium ferocissimum isolate CSIRO_LF1 chromosome 5, AGI_CSIRO_Lferr_CH_V1, whole genome shotgun sequence genome:
caTGTCAGATAAAAGTCGGGAAATTTACATTATCCATgtacaaaaatttgggaaagTTTGAGAAAGAACCTCCCTCGTGGTTTACGATGTTACGCTTACCTCCCTTATTTTGATTCTTTTACCTATTTTCATTAATGTAAATAAAATACAGTTTGACGTAGGGATGAAATCTGAATACaccctaccctccccagacccgaCTTGTGGAactacattgggtatgttgttgttgtttttatcatatttaacaaaaaatttaaatcccTTGGCGAAGTTCTTGAAACCAATTGAGAAGGGGGTGGGGTGTGTAACCAAGaggataaaatataaataaattttaaaattaatttttattaaatatataaaactaaCGTGGAGGGGCCAACGTTATACCCCAAAAGTTTTTTGATTGtcggaccaaaaaaaaaaaaaaattacaatggTAAAACGTTGGCTATTACGTTTTTTTTTGTGCCACGTGATTTTTACCAAAAAAggtacaaaaatacaaaaaaaaaaatttacatggGTTTTTTATAaacaatcatattttttttataaaaaataatttacgtgatttttttttttaactcaaacatacaccacaagtcatataataattaactcaaacaaatattttaactcattaattaaaaatggtGTGATATATGTGAAtactaaaatataattttaaccTTCCTTATAGTAAATGTTAAATTAAATACGTTATTAAAGAAAATCTCTGGAAGATTACATAAGAAAAAAGGTTCCTTGGGTAATTAGGAACATTAACAATGAATACATGTCAGATACACTTCGTCAAAAAGTCTCCAAATTTACATTATCCATTGCAAACACTAAAAAAATTTGGGATAATTTGGATAGACCCCCATGGCTAGGCGGTAGTACGTAAGTAAGCAAATGTCATAACAAGAATCACCGCTCTATTATAGTGTTGGTTTTTATGGTTTTTCCTAAGTTATGATCGTTGTTTTCTTACGTAATCTTCCAAGAATATATAATATGTCTTGTGccgtttaattattttaatttcttttacgtatattttcatttaacttgtaaataatatatcacaccatttttaattttgagttaaaatatttgtttgagttaattattatatgactTGTGGTGTAAATCcgagttaaaaaataaaaaatcacgtaaattattttttataaaaaaaacagCCAGCCAAACAAGTATGATTGTTTATAAAAAAACAGTCAGCCAAACTTAAATTTCATGTAAATTGTATAATGTTGGTTTTTATCATATTTAACAAAAATTTAAATCCAACGTTTTACAAGAATTCATTTTTGTAATTGTAAATTTTTTTACCAATTGAGAACTAACAGTGAAACTGGTTGTGGAAAGGAGTATTTGGTTTAATTTGAACATTTTTGCGCCCTTTAAGTTTTAAGACACATAACCCACAAACAAGAAAGGAACAAGaatgtaaataaaaatgtgtGCAAACGGAACTGATCTATTTTATTCTCATAAACTCTCAGGAGGGTACTTGTTCAAAGAGGGCATTATCGGTGGAAGCTTGTACAAGACAGGAAGAAATCTTATTCTTATCAATTATTGAGCACTTCGATTGTTTGAACGACACCAAATAGACTACTAAGGGAACTAAACAATAATAGGATTTGAAACTCTTAATTAGAAGCAAAGCAGCGTTCTAATATAAAGATGTTTATAACTGGACAATCAAAACCCTAGTTTGAATGTAGTTatgttttctaaaattaaaatgtagtaaaattaattgaattttaaaaaattaattaattaaatgtaaGAGTATACTAGTAAGGGTAAATTAGTCATCATTCTTTTATATTAATGAAAATAGGTAAAAAGAATcattacaaaaaaatttaaataagggAGGTAAACGTAATATCATAAATCACAGGGGAGGTCAATGTGATAGAGCAAAACGTGAGCGGTGGTTTATGAAATTATCCCTAAAAATTATACtctttttgatattttagaTTTAAGAGGGacaaaacactttttttttttttccaaaagggTGTAATAGACTTAGCAATGAATAACAGAGGAACAAAACTTTATATGGACGAACACGTTGGAACTGGATGTAACTTGTCGGCTTGTTGCCCACCCAGCTAACTAGACGCAAAATTGCAATCACAATGTTGCAAACTTGGTTTTGTGTTTAACATATGTTCCTACTGCAATGCCGACCTAAACTTGGGACGacattaaggggtcgtttgataGGAGAGATAGGATGGGATGAGATTATTAGTCTCATGGGATTGGAATtgtcccatgtttggttggtgggataacAAAGTGGGATTGGAATTGTCCCATGTTTGGATAAAAGGTGGGATAACTtacctcctaccaaacgacccctaaaggTACCGGTTTGATCCATGAAACATATTCACATGTCCAAACTCCCAAGCACGAGTCCCTATCATGTATGCGCTACGTACAACAATCATTTGTATGTAGTATGAACACAAATGAATTCATCCTATAAATCTACTCAACAGCGAATAGCACATTGCATCTGCTTAGTAATCACAAACTAAACTTCGTCATTTCTTACGTTCAACTTGATTCATGTAACTTTTTTTGACAATGTATATGCAACATCCAGTTTGTTTTCCATGTTGTCTTGAACCTGTGTGCTATAGAACTGTAGgatgatgatgagtttgttGTATGGATGATCGGTGCATCACTATTAACAGATGTCACCTTCAACTGATAGCACGGTCTTCGGTTGCTTCATTCTTGCCTTCAACTTCCAAGAACACAAACTCAGAAACCAAAGACAAGTGATCACTACCGAATTTCTGCAGCCCCAGAAATTCAAATCAAAATCAGCTTACAGAAGTAGTCAACGCAAAAATCATCTCAAGGAATATATCAAATATAATGAGATCAAGAAGTGCTCTTATCCGGCATACCAAAtaaaagtttaatggttcaacaTATAGAAAAGATGTTGTAACAAGATTTGGGGAGGCTATGGTTCTTGATGGAAAAATCTATCCCAAATGTGCAATCAAGCACCAAGTTATTTTATCAAGTAAAGGACCCAAATCCAAATCAACTTGATACTTTTTTTCAATATATTAGTTGGGTTGAATCTATTTCTGGCAcaatatttcatgttttaacaACCTTATTAACGTCTCTTTGGCATAATCTAAAGTGTACTTGTTAACAACATCAAGCTACTACGTCAGAAGAACAATACCTTGCAGGGAAGACCACCTGTTTCCTTCAAGACATTAATTGGTAAAGTATCTAAAACTTTTGTGGGTGCAAGACCATCAGAATACCTGCATGTGGCAGATTTTACTATTAGTGCTTGACGCCGTCCATCAAGTTAGCAGAAAAATACAAGTGGCAGTTGTAATCAACAGCAGTAGTACCACAAATAATCAACAGTTCCCAGAAAGTTCGAGTGGTAAGATGTGGCTAATGGTTCACCACCGTTATCCCTTGTTGTTAGAGATCCCTAAGAAAAAGGAAGAGGTAGCTTCCGCCTAAGAGGAATATACAAGGGAATAAACATCAACTGTGAATAGGAAGGACAAGTCGTACCTTCACCATCGCATAAGAACTATTTAACTTCAAAGGGTGCATAGCTATGTGGCATTTAGGGGCGCCAATCGCAACATTCATCTCCTCTTCGCTCCAGCGAGAATTAAAAAATCTGAGGTCAATTGCATGCACACAACAAAAATTCTTCATCAGAATCACATGGTAATACAAATATAGTTTTCTCACAAGTAAACCAATTGACATCAGAAATCTCAAATATCAATGGATTAAGAATCAAACACACTCGACAATTTATGAAGGGCATCAATAGCTGAACCCAAAATAAATTCAGCAACAACCAACATAAACAGTTAAAGGAGTTATTTGTAAGTCCTAACTTTTTTAAGCCTTAAGTAAATGGCTAGttactttcatatctatatttttGTCTACTCTGTCAATGTAACAAAGTCTTATGCCCATAAAAAAATTTGGTTTCCGAAGTTTGATTTATACTAAGTATCAAGAGTTTGACCATACATTCTACTATTATAGTGAAGTTGAGAACTGAGAATGAGGATATAGAGAAGACGTCACGTTGTTACAAAACACCACATTGTTTTCTCACAAAACACAAACTGAAGCAACTTATGACCCCCCCTTAGGTTTTATGAACACTCTTGCTATCTGATTTACAGGAGCGCATAGACCTTCAAATGACAAAATTACTGACAGATCTTTGTTTCACCTGTCCATTGGAACAAACAAAATCCCCTTTTCTCTTCTAAGACCAAGAACTTGGGAGGGATGGCATCGTCTCTGACCAGACAACTCTTTTCGGTTATGTAGCATGAGATTAAGCtgcaatattaaaaataaatcctTTGAGAATCGAACGACTCCACCAAAAAACATGTAGTTCATATGACTTAAGAAGtacttaatttttattttttttgtaagtaCTTAATATTGCATAAAGCATACTGAAATGGAATCGGGAATATTACCTCAGATGATGTCAAGAATTTGTAGATTGGACTCTGTCACAAGGGATAAACAAATAACCATTGTTTCAGCAAGTTAGCCTTGAAAATAGAAGTCAATGACATACCTCATAAAGATAAATTCCAGTGATTCGCACCTGGGGAGTGCTATTATAATCACCTGCAAGCACAATAGGTACATGGCCCCACTTTTCTGAAAGTATATGAGCCCTTGATGAAAGAAAGCGAATCTGAAAGGAAGAATTTGAACAATTTATGTCTAAAGTTAAGCATGCTACCAGAAGAGGAAAAGCACCCATTTTGTAGCAAAAGCTAGAATCTTATTACCACAATATTGGACACATATTTTATCATGGAGCATGAACAACGATTGAGAAGATCTCTCTTTAAAAAGAGAGACTGTTCAGATGTCAATTGGCATGCTGATGGAAAGAGGATTTGAAGTCCAAAAGAATAACACACGCCCTATCCATGTGTCTAAGTAGTAAGAGCTACGGGAAATAACAATTTGATAAGTTGATGTTTCCATTTATATTTTCACTTGAATTTTCTAATAACCAAATAGGATGTACTGTTCCAGTTTCGGACAATTTGAAAGCCATTTGATCCAGAAACCCCCAGAGATTTAAAGCCAATATGTGAACAGATGATAAATTTAATTTCCAGTCGAAtaaaatttacaaaataataatcaaaggAATTATTTTCTGACATATGTGCATTGAAGTATGCCTTTCAAATAATTCTAGTGTTTATAACAATCAGTAGCAAATGTATTTTTCAATACTAACCCATGCATTGGAACAAGCAGTTTAGGCTTAAAACACAAAAAGGGAGATTTCCATCCCTAAGAAATACTAATGTTCTTTGTCTAACTGTTAAACCTTGTCAGGTAAATTTACATGTACAGTCAGTTGCCTATCAaattatataatacaaaaaatagaGAGTTAACTCAGAATACAGGATCTTACTTGACCAAGCTTAACATCTCCACGGCTTGGATTATATAGCACATGAATGTTCCCAACTACGAGCCTCCTTGACTGGGCTTCACGCATCTGTCTGTACCAGACGAAGTTAGACATGCAAAATTGCAAGAGATATGACTCAATAAGAATGAAACTATGAAAAACTGTATTGTCCAGACAAATCACCCTGGAAACCATCCAGTTCAGAATAAATAGAGACATGCTTTCCAATATCAGCTAAATCGAATGTTCTAAATCTCAACTACCTGCAGATGTTTTTATTGGTACAGAGCTTGACCTACTAAAAGTAATCTAAATATTTATGCAAGCAGGAAGTCTTAGATAAGAGGTCATTTAAGCCAGTGTCCATCACATACGCACGTTCTGAAGAACCTGAAGCTTGATGAGCTTTAGATTAATCACTGTGTACTAGTTAGATGCTCAGGTTTAGTTTGTTGACCAGTTTCTCTCATGTTTTTCAGTTTAATTTGGTTCTCTTTTAGTCTCATATCTCCTTTTACATATTTGTACCCACCCCGCTTATTATCCAAATCTCAAGCATTCTTTAATCACTCACTGATCCCATAAGGCTAGATGAGATTACAGAACATAGAAAAGATAAGTTTGCAATTCATAACTACTACCTCATAAACAGAGAGTTGAGCGACATTATCCCGAAGACCATACTGCCTAAATTCAATGCTTTCACCCTCTAATAGCAGAAACCTGGCATGAGCAAGTATTCATTTCAGTCCAAACAAGTATCAAGCTACTAACTGGAAGGTATAACCTTTACTTATTGCTTTTACTTTTCAGCCTTCCAAAACATAGCACAGCCATCAACAGAACCGCCAGTGCGCCTCTACATAGTCAAAGTAACACAGTGAATATTTTTCTAAGAGAGAGACGTATAATGAATGATAATACtacaattttccttttattgtAATTTAGTCGAGGCCACAGCGGGTATAGAGTAAAGTAACCTTATAGGAACCGAGATAGCCAGCTTTCTCCAAAATGTTTAGTAGATCATAATACTTGTCCACCTCCTATTCAATCATATGAATAAAATTCTTCATTAGTTTCATCACCAAAACTTAGACATATATAAAGGTACTAGTAACCAAAGGGGAAACTGTTAATTACTTGTAGGCAAATTATATCAGGATTCAATCCGAGGAGTTCTTCACAAATAACTCTTCTACGGTGGTCCCAATCTAAGTAAGTTGGGGCAACATTTCTATATAGATCTCCATGATTGGAAACATTCCTATCTCCCAATATGTTATACGAAACAACCGTAAACCTTTCTGCTGCACCAATATTCCATACATTAATTCAAACTCCAGTGTTACAAaaaagggcaaaggtgcaaatataacCTTtcactttgcgatttagagcagagaTATCCTCATTAAAAAGTGgtgcatatataccaaaaatatatatatattgaaattcCACGTGGCATTTCATTTACTAGTTCAATTTTAAACTATTACCCAATTATATATATCCACCCACCCGATATTCTCAGTTATCCGACCCGCTCGGTAAGCGCCCCGGAAAACATAAAATCTCAACAGAaactttaaaaaagaaaaaaattgtcagcgaaaagggtatatttgcgcCATTTGAGTAACAACATGGGTATATATATGCACTTTTTTTAATAAGGcatatatctgctctaaattacaaagttgaggggtatatttacacctttTTCCTAGAAGAAACACAATCAAACATGCAATACTGACCCTGATGCGGGCCAGGAGGAAGAGAATCCCCTTCCACCCAATGACGGACAGTGTCCGGTCCACAACGACGGCTCTGTTCGGGGTTGTACCATCGACGGCTGTAGGAAGCCGTTGGGGAAGAGGTGTTGTTACGATGGAAGCACAAGTTGAATATAGGATGGAAGTTATGAGTGGTGGCGTTGGTGATGAACCTGGGTGTAGTCAGCCATGAAGAACCGGCTCTGCAGCAGCGACGCATTGGATGGAGTTAGAGAGTGTAACTATGACTTCACCGATACCTTAAGCGCCAGTGTCACGAAAGGTCGCTACGAGACCACGCACCCCAGTAccaacttccttttcttttcttttttgcttttttgcttttttttttttttttgttactgtagtattttttttggtttcctttTCCCTCTTTTTCATATTCGTAAAAAAATTACTCATTGTACTAATATATGGggcacatttttctttttaatttattcaaaaaagaatatcacttttttatattaaaaaataatttaaatttatgaGATGATTCATGATCACAAAAATATCTTAAGTTTGTATTAGACTACAAatgtcaaaagtctttctttcattcttaaacttcatgcctAGTGGGACGGATGGAGTAATAAATGTATGAATTACACTTTTACATTATTTTAGCAGTTAATCATcgttaataaaataaaaactggCTAATTTTGCTCCTCAACTATtggaaatagaagaaaaaaaatatcatcatTTGATTTTGGTGTCATTAAAGACCTTAGGGGTCTTTTTGGTTATTGATTAGGAAGTGAactattcatgtattaaaattaGCATGTTTGGCAAAGATTTTTTAATTGTGACTGTATGTATAAAATGCAGCACACAAAATATGGTGTTTGGTTACTAGTTTACAATCGTGCTCAACTAAAGCATGTATAAATTATAGGtcaatatatattattttatatagggtagaaaataaaataactaaacCCTCCATAACTAATCCGTGTATAACTAATTCCTGCattactaatacatgtataactCTGACCAGTAACTAAAGGACCTCTTATATTGTTATGCAAGTAGCCCTTTTATACCCATCAAAATTAATGGACCTCTACGTATGACCAAACAAGGGCAAATAGCCAATTTGCACTTTAACCATGTGAAATGGAACAATTTTGCTCTTAGTTAATAGTCGGAGTTACTAGGGCAGATAGCCAATTTGCACTTTAACCATGTGAAATTGAACAATTTTGCTCAACAATTTTGCTCTTAGTTAATAGTCGGAGTTATTCATGCACTCGTCGTTACCAAAATGGCCTAAATCATTATTCATACTCTTTCTATTTCGTAATAAGTGATGTTTTAGGTTGGGCACACCTTTTAAGAAAACTATTCACTCCTAGAAAATTAATGTCTTCTTGATTATGTGAAATACCACTTATTATGAACCAAAATGAAAAGGTAAAAACACTAGAACTTATTGCGAAACTAGTTTTTggacacgtgcgttgcacgtatGTCTCATGTCAATCGGTACAAACTTCTTAATACAGTACAAATAATAGTAAAACATGTAAGTAATCAAATTTAAAATTCGAAAGGGAAGTACAAATTGAAATTGATGAATAGTAAGTCTATTTAAATGACTTGATTGTCGATCACTATTATAGTTGGTAGCTATACACAATCAACTGAATTGGTATAACCTTTTTTGCTGCAACCTTTTTAATATATCATTTATTATTCTTGTTAACAGCTCCTCACTTTTTGATATACCGCATAATTTAAACGTGACTTCTCTTCACTATCTTCTTATTTATGGAGCAATTTTCTTCACTATTTAAATTCTCTAAATGTAATTGATTGCTTCTTCTTTTAATAAATCTTCCGTAGAATGACTTACAGATGTTACAACTTAAAGAGTT
Coding sequences within it:
- the LOC132055508 gene encoding carbon catabolite repressor protein 4 homolog 3-like isoform X2; its protein translation is MRRCCRAGSSWLTTPRFITNATTHNFHPIFNLCFHRNNTSSPTASYSRRWYNPEQSRRCGPDTVRHWVEGDSLPPGPHQERFTVVSYNILGDRNVSNHGDLYRNVAPTYLDWDHRRRVICEELLGLNPDIICLQEVDKYYDLLNILEKAGYLGSYKRRTGGSVDGCAMFWKAEKFLLLEGESIEFRQYGLRDNVAQLSVYEMREAQSRRLVVGNIHVLYNPSRGDVKLGQIRFLSSRAHILSEKWGHVPIVLAGDYNSTPQSPIYKFLTSSELNLMLHNRKELSGQRRCHPSQVLGLRREKGILFVPMDRFFNSRWSEEEMNVAIGAPKCHIAMHPLKLNSSYAMVKGSLTTRDNGGEPLATSYHSNFLGTVDYLWYSDGLAPTKVLDTLPINVLKETGGLPCKKFGSDHLSLVSEFVFLEVEGKNEATEDRAIS
- the LOC132055508 gene encoding carbon catabolite repressor protein 4 homolog 3-like isoform X1, whose translation is MRRCCRAGSSWLTTPRFITNATTHNFHPIFNLCFHRNNTSSPTASYSRRWYNPEQSRRCGPDTVRHWVEGDSLPPGPHQAERFTVVSYNILGDRNVSNHGDLYRNVAPTYLDWDHRRRVICEELLGLNPDIICLQEVDKYYDLLNILEKAGYLGSYKRRTGGSVDGCAMFWKAEKFLLLEGESIEFRQYGLRDNVAQLSVYEMREAQSRRLVVGNIHVLYNPSRGDVKLGQIRFLSSRAHILSEKWGHVPIVLAGDYNSTPQSPIYKFLTSSELNLMLHNRKELSGQRRCHPSQVLGLRREKGILFVPMDRFFNSRWSEEEMNVAIGAPKCHIAMHPLKLNSSYAMVKGSLTTRDNGGEPLATSYHSNFLGTVDYLWYSDGLAPTKVLDTLPINVLKETGGLPCKKFGSDHLSLVSEFVFLEVEGKNEATEDRAIS